From the Hevea brasiliensis isolate MT/VB/25A 57/8 chromosome 15, ASM3005281v1, whole genome shotgun sequence genome, one window contains:
- the LOC110669418 gene encoding transcription factor bHLH147, giving the protein MASALISNHPVTNSNSDRSKRKKKKKSQAQSQESQNQGHAKWKTEAQRQIYCSKLIQALSQVRLNPSSPSAPRQGRAVREAADRALAVSAKGRTRWSRAILTSRIKLKFRKQHKRQRVVAAATASMATGTSRSKKPRVSVLRLKGKSLPAVQRKVRLLGRLVPGCRKQPLPVILEEATDYIAALEMQVRAMSALAELLSGSSSSSGAGSSSGPTS; this is encoded by the coding sequence ATGGCGTCAGCTCTGATCTCGAATCATCCCGTAACCAACTCTAACTCTGATCGCtcgaaaaggaaaaagaagaagaaatcgcAAGCTCAATCCCAGGAGAGTCAAAATCAAGGCCATGCTAAATGGAAAACCGAAGCTCAGCGACAAATCTACTGCTCTAAACTCATCCAAGCCTTGAGCCAAGTCCGCCtcaacccttcttctccttcggCTCCGCGCCAAGGCCGCGCCGTTAGAGAAGCCGCTGACAGAGCCCTGGCCGTCTCTGCTAAGGGGAGAACAAGGTGGAGCCGAGCCATATTGACTAGCCGAATCAAGCTCAAGTTCAGGAAGCAACACAAGAGGCAGAGAGTGGTGGCTGCGGCTACTGCCTCGATGGCAACCGGGACTAGCAGGTCGAAGAAGCCGAGAGTAAGTGTTTTGAGGTTGAAAGGGAAGAGTTTGCCGGCTGTGCAAAGGAAAGTGCGGCTTCTAGGCCGATTGGTTCCTGGTTGTCGGAAACAACCATTGCCTGTTATTCTAGAAGAAGCGACTGATTATATAGCTGCTTTGGAGATGCAAGTTCGAGCCATGAGCGCTCTTGCTGAACTGCTCTCTGGATCCAGCTCAAGTTCCGGCGCCGGCTCTAGTTCTGGGCCAACGAGTTGA